Part of the Tolypothrix sp. PCC 7910 genome, GGCAGAAAAATTAGCTAGTATGCTGAATGGAATGCTTTTGGGATATGCCGTCATTGAATTTACTAGCGAATTTCATGAACTTTGGGACGATAGGGATGATTTTTTAGAAACCTTGGTGGAATTGTTTTTACGGGGTGCGATGTCACCCTCACCAGATTTAGCAATCAATAATCCCACAGAAATTAGCGTGACTATAGAGGTAGCTGATTTACCTGCTAGTTTAGTTCACGAAATTTTCCGCCAAGCCAGGAAAGCGGGAATCCAAGATTATGCCTTAGCGTATGTCTTATTTGGTGCTGGTTTATCTGCCAAAGAAATAGTCAACTTACAGCGATCGCATCAAATTTATGACGATCAAGGACACTTTTTACAAATTACTACTCCGGGATTAGTCCGCCAAGTACCTGTAAATCAGTGGATTATGGGCAAACACTATGGCTCCTATACGAACAATCCCTTAATTAAATGGCTGAAAAGTCGTAAAGACAGTCAAACAGCTATGTTTCTTAATAATCTTGGAGAACCAATCTCCGATGCAGAAATTCACAATAGCTGGCAAACCTGGATTCAGGGAATGTTAACACCCCAAGGACACCCCCCAGCGATCGCCCAAGCACAACATACCTGGCGCGTAGAAATGTTAATGCGAGGCATGACTTTAGAAAATTTGAGTATTCTTACAGGTTGCGATCGCACTCAACTGCAACCTTATGCACGCAGATCCCGAGAAAAAGCCGCACTAGAACAAGCTACAAGATTAGATCATAAACCGATATGAGGGTTTGTCATTGGGTAATTGGTAATTGGTAATTGGTAATTGGTAATCGGTAATTGGTAATTGGTAATAATAATTTCCCTTTTTTCCTTTTCCCCTTTCCCCCCTCATCCCCAGTCCCCAATCCCAAATCCCCATTAAGATAAAAAAACATCCGCCTACTGAATACTCACCATGCCTCTCTCGCGCATAGTAACGCTGATTGTTGGTTTGATAGTGATTTTGGGGTTAAGCCTGTGGCTGATTGATTCCCTGTCACGCCTCTACTGGCAGTTGTCTTATTCGCCACTGCTGGGCAATTTGCTGTTGCTGCTGTTAATTGTGCTCATCGCCGGATTAGTTGCGGCTTTTGTTTATTATGTGTTGGTACTACAAGCTGGGGAAAAACGTTCTCGCCGCCAGCGTCCGCGCGTAACTCCAGCGCAAATCCCTGCTGCTAAATCTGATGCGGCTTCTTCCACTTTACAAGCTGTGCGCCAGCAGGTGGCACAAATTCAAGATGAGGTCACAAGACAAGCTTTACTCAGCCGATCGCGGGAGATTGAAGTCAATTTAGTACGGGGTGAAATCCAAGTAGTAGTATTTGGGACAGGAAGCGCTGGTAAAACTTCCTTGGTAAATGCCATTATGGGGCGCATGGTAGGCCAGGTGAATGCACCAATGGGTACAACCCAGGTAGGAGAAACCTATTGTCTACGCTTGAAGGGTTTGGAACGCAAAATTTTAATTACCGATACCCCAGGGATTTTAGAAGCAGGAGTTGCAGGGACAGAACGGGAACAACTAGCAAGGGCCTTAGCCACAGAAGCTGATTTATTATTATTTGTTGTCGATAATGATTTACGACGATCGGAATATGAACCCCTTAAAGGTTTGGCAGAAATTGGTAAGCGATCGCTGTTAATTCTCAATAAAACAGATTTATATACAGATGATGATAAGGAAGCTATTTTGGCGCGCTTGCGTCAACGGGTGCGGGGATTTATTGCCCCTAATGATGTGGTTGCGATCGCTGCTAATCCCCAAACTGCCCAATTAGAAACTGGCGAAATCTTCCAACCTGAACCGGATATTGTGCCGTTGCTGCGGCGAATGGCAGCAATTTTACGGGCTGAGGGTGAAGATTTAGTAGCAGATAATATTCTCTTGCAATCTCTGCGATTAGGAGAAGAAGCGCGTAAACTCATCGATGCTCAACGTCGTCGCCAAGCAGATAAAATAGTTGAGCGCTTTCAGTGGATTGGTGCTGGTGTGGTATCAGTTACACCTTTACCAGTTGTAGATTTACTAGCAACTGCGGCTGTGAATGCCCAAATGGTCGTAGAAATTGGTAGGATTTATGGTTGTGAATTGAACATGGAACGGGGGCGAGAATTAGCCCTATCTTTAGCCAAAACCCTGGCCAGTTTAGGAATTGTCAAAGGTGCAATTCAACTACTTTCTACAGCTTTGCAAACTAACCCAGCTACTTTTATTGTCGGGCGGGCAATTCAAGGGGTAACAGCCGCTTATTTAACTCGAATTGCCGGGAAAAGTTTTATTGAATATTTTCGCCACGATCAAGATTGGGGCGATGGTGGGATGACAGAAGTTGTACAGCGACAGTTTCAAATGAATCGCCGCGATGAATTTATTAAGGCGTTTGTCCAAGAAGCGATCGCGCGGGTAGTGAAACCTTTAACAGATAAATCGGAAGTTGCGGAAGAAGCTAATGAAGAGCAAATTTAGACCAAGGGGCAGGGTTGAGACGCGATTAATCGCGTCTCTAGGCGAAAGGGAGAGAAAGAGAAATATTAGGTCATAGATACCCGACTTTTTCAAAAATTTGGGTATCTGAACAACTGCAACCTGTGAAAATCAATCGCGTGGAGTAGTAGGTAGACAACAATCTTGTGACCTCAAAACTTGTATTGCTACAAATCCGAGCAAATACTCAAGCACTAGGTTAGATTGCGACTGCATGATCAAAATATCATCCTTTGGCTTTGGTGTTAGGTATGGGAATTGAGCATGGTTAATGGGTAATTGGTAACAAGTAATGGGAAATTCTCCTCCTCCCTGCTTCCTCATCCCCCTCATCTCCCTCATTCCCTAATCCCCAGTCCCTAGTCCCCAATCCCCACTCCCCAATCCCCCATTCCTTATGACAAATGATCGGGCTACCGGGTTAAGACAATTCAGCCTTACCCCCGACCAACTTACGACATTGTTTCCTTTTCATCTGGTGATCGATAGAGAGATGAAGATTGTCCAGGTAGGTGAGGTAATTCAACGTATTCTGGAACCGATCGCGATCGCAAATACTTACTTAGAAGATCATTTCCAAGTTACTCGCCTCAAGTGTTCAAAGCGATCGCTGTTTGTTTTGGAATCCCACGACCATAAAATCCATCTCAAGGGGGAGATGGTATATATGGAAGCATCGGATCAGGTGCTGTTTCATGGTTATCCTCAAATGAGGGATATTGCTGAGTTGCAAAAGCTAAATTTGCAAGTCAATGATTTTCCTTTATATGACTCTGTTCCTGATGATGTTGCCACATTGCAGAACCAGAATACAGCAGACATCACGCATCAGCAAGCTGAATTAGAAGCCACAACCGCAAGATTAAGAACGCTGATAGAAAGTTTACATTTTGGTGTTTTGATAGCAGACGAAAATCAAAAGATTTTATTAGTAAATCAGCAATTATGCGATCAGTTTCAGCTTTCTATACCAGCAGCAGCTTTAGAAGGTTTAGACTGTCGCCAAGCAGTTGAGAATTGTAAGCAACTGTTTGCTGAACCAGAAAAATTTGTGCAGGACTTAGAAGAGATTCATTGCCAAAGGAAAGTAGTTGTACATCAACAATGGCAACTCCAAGATGGACGAACTATTGCCCAAGATTATGTCCCAATTGTGGTTGAGCAAAAATTTTATGGTCATCTGTGGAAATATCGCGATATCACTTTAGAGAATCAATCCAAAAATGCTCTGCAACTGAGTGAAGAACGGTTACAGCTAGCTTTGGATG contains:
- a CDS encoding TetR family transcriptional regulator gives rise to the protein MASPTHSARQRLIQAALELFTAQGVSGTTTRQIAEKAEVNEVTLFRHFGNKHGLLLAVLEESAVFKNLGESLVRRASPPGSVYQALKDYASENLLALERVPELVRSVVGEADQYPAENRRALGKGLTEANRYVAQYLATVIEQGHLNTYLPAEKLASMLNGMLLGYAVIEFTSEFHELWDDRDDFLETLVELFLRGAMSPSPDLAINNPTEISVTIEVADLPASLVHEIFRQARKAGIQDYALAYVLFGAGLSAKEIVNLQRSHQIYDDQGHFLQITTPGLVRQVPVNQWIMGKHYGSYTNNPLIKWLKSRKDSQTAMFLNNLGEPISDAEIHNSWQTWIQGMLTPQGHPPAIAQAQHTWRVEMLMRGMTLENLSILTGCDRTQLQPYARRSREKAALEQATRLDHKPI
- a CDS encoding YcjF family protein, with the protein product MPLSRIVTLIVGLIVILGLSLWLIDSLSRLYWQLSYSPLLGNLLLLLLIVLIAGLVAAFVYYVLVLQAGEKRSRRQRPRVTPAQIPAAKSDAASSTLQAVRQQVAQIQDEVTRQALLSRSREIEVNLVRGEIQVVVFGTGSAGKTSLVNAIMGRMVGQVNAPMGTTQVGETYCLRLKGLERKILITDTPGILEAGVAGTEREQLARALATEADLLLFVVDNDLRRSEYEPLKGLAEIGKRSLLILNKTDLYTDDDKEAILARLRQRVRGFIAPNDVVAIAANPQTAQLETGEIFQPEPDIVPLLRRMAAILRAEGEDLVADNILLQSLRLGEEARKLIDAQRRRQADKIVERFQWIGAGVVSVTPLPVVDLLATAAVNAQMVVEIGRIYGCELNMERGRELALSLAKTLASLGIVKGAIQLLSTALQTNPATFIVGRAIQGVTAAYLTRIAGKSFIEYFRHDQDWGDGGMTEVVQRQFQMNRRDEFIKAFVQEAIARVVKPLTDKSEVAEEANEEQI